The following coding sequences are from one Gopherus flavomarginatus isolate rGopFla2 chromosome 23, rGopFla2.mat.asm, whole genome shotgun sequence window:
- the CLDN15 gene encoding claudin-15 — protein MAAAVEAGGFFLGTLGWGLLGVTLPNSYWRVSTVDGSVITTSTLFENLWQSCATDSTGVYNCRDFPSMLALSGYLQACRALMITALLLGCLAALCGVVGMKCTKVADGNPEVKGKMAAAGGCMFILAGLCGMVALSWYAFNITRDFFDPLFPGTKYEIGPALYLGWSGSLLAIVGGGCLLGSCCAHSSRDKSFSYPYRAPRAGPQRPRRGSDASSVGNYGKNAYV, from the exons ATGGCCGCGGCGGTGGAGGCGGGGGGCTTCTTCCTGGGCacgctgggctgggggctgctgggggtgaCGCTGCCCAACAGCTACTGGCGGGTGTCCACGGTGGACGGCAGCGTGATCACCACCTCCACCCTCTTCGAGAACCTCTGGCAGAGCTGCGCCACCGACTCCACCGGCGTCTACAACTGCCGGGATTTCCCCTCCATGCTGGCTCTGTCCG GCTACCTGCAGGCCTGCCGGGCCCTGATGATCACGGCCCTGCTGCTCGGCTGCCTGGCCGCCCTCTGCGGCGTGGTCGGGATGAAATGCACCAAGGTGGCGGACGGGAACCCCGAGGTCAAGGGCAAGATGGCAGCTGCAGGGGGCTGTATGTTCATCCTGGCGG GGCTCTGCGGGATGGTGGCGCTCTCCTGGTACGCCTTTAACATCACCCGGGACTTCTTCGACCCCCTCTTCCCCGGCACCAA GTACGAGATCGGCCCGGCCCTGTACCTGGGCTGGAGCGGGTCCCTGCTGGCCATCGTCGGGGGGGGCTGCCTGCTGGGCTCCTGCTGTGCCCACTCCTCACGGGACAAGAG CTTCAGCTACCCCTACAGGGCGCCCAGGGCCGGCCCCCAGCGCCCGCGCAGAGGCTCGGACGCCAGCAGCGTCGGCAACTACGGCAAGAACGCCTACGTTTAG